In a genomic window of Streptomyces koelreuteriae:
- a CDS encoding DEAD/DEAH box helicase has protein sequence MTLPVALSGTDVIGQAKTGTGKTLGFGLPLLDRVTVPADVEAGRAKPEDLTDTPQALVVVPTRELCQQVTNDLLTAGKARNVRVTAIYGGRAYEPQVEALKKGVDVVIGTPGRLLDLAGQKKLNLKHVKCLVLDEADEMLDLGFLPDVEKIINMLPVRRQTMLFSATMPGAVIGLARRYMSQPTHIRATAPDDAGATVANTKQFIYRAHNMDKPEMVARILQADGRGLAMVFCRTKRTAADLADQLKQRGFASGAVHGDLGQGAREQALRAFRNGKVDVLVCTDVAARGIDVEGVTHVINYQSPEEEKTYLHRIGRTGRAGAKGTAITLVDWDDIPRWQLINKALELGFNDPPETYSTSPHLFSDLGIPEGTKGVLPRSERTRAGLDAEELEDLGEPGGRAPRGRGGRNGRGGRDESKPAERERSERTPRRRRRTRGGAALGSAPESTGTTAPDATATGGTAEADAVTAPRTPRRRRRTRGGASAESAPVTAVESASPAPSEQAADAVATAEGTSVEAPEAAKSRRRRTRRSETPVETPVVETEAAVTPSATESAAVVADAPVTAEPEASATKPRRRTRKSTAASAAEAAVDTAEGTTESVTEPVETKPRRTRKTAAVAPEGEAPEAKPRRTRKATAAAEAAVDTAEAAETKPRRTRKTATAAEAAVDTAEATEAKPKRTRKATAPAAGAVDTAEAAETKPRRTRKTAAAAEAAVDTAEDTEAKPRRRTRKAAETATAVETVTAEIPAQTAQEPEVVEKAEAKPRRARKAAPKAEASVDTAEATEAKPRRTRKTAAVAPDAEAAEAKPRRTRKAAAAAETAVDTAEAAEAKPRRRTRKAAEAVEAAGAVTAEIPAQTAQEPDAAKPRRTRKTAAAAATASADGTAEAKPKARRTRKATATAEPTEG, from the coding sequence CTGACGCTGCCCGTGGCCCTTTCGGGCACGGACGTCATCGGCCAGGCCAAGACCGGCACCGGCAAGACGCTGGGCTTCGGCCTCCCGCTCCTCGATCGCGTCACCGTTCCCGCCGATGTCGAGGCCGGACGCGCCAAGCCCGAGGACCTCACCGACACCCCGCAGGCGCTCGTCGTCGTCCCCACGCGCGAGCTGTGCCAGCAGGTGACCAACGACCTCCTGACGGCCGGCAAGGCCCGTAACGTGCGCGTGACGGCGATCTACGGCGGCCGGGCATACGAGCCCCAGGTCGAGGCCCTGAAGAAGGGCGTCGATGTGGTCATCGGCACCCCGGGCCGGCTGCTCGACCTCGCCGGGCAGAAGAAGCTGAACCTGAAGCACGTCAAGTGCCTGGTCCTCGACGAGGCCGACGAGATGCTCGACCTGGGCTTCCTGCCCGACGTCGAGAAGATCATCAACATGCTTCCGGTCCGCCGCCAGACGATGCTGTTCTCGGCGACCATGCCGGGCGCGGTCATCGGCCTGGCCCGCCGCTACATGTCGCAGCCCACGCACATCCGCGCCACGGCGCCGGACGACGCGGGCGCGACCGTCGCGAACACCAAGCAGTTCATCTACCGCGCGCACAACATGGACAAGCCCGAGATGGTCGCGCGCATCCTGCAGGCCGACGGCCGCGGGCTCGCGATGGTCTTCTGCCGGACGAAGCGCACGGCGGCTGATCTCGCCGACCAGCTCAAGCAGCGCGGCTTCGCCTCCGGCGCGGTCCACGGCGACCTCGGGCAGGGCGCCCGCGAGCAGGCCCTGCGCGCCTTCCGCAACGGCAAGGTGGACGTGCTCGTCTGCACCGACGTCGCCGCCCGCGGCATCGACGTCGAGGGCGTGACCCACGTCATCAACTACCAGTCGCCGGAAGAGGAGAAAACGTACCTGCACCGCATCGGCCGTACGGGCCGCGCGGGCGCGAAGGGTACGGCGATCACCCTCGTCGACTGGGACGACATCCCGCGCTGGCAGCTGATCAACAAGGCGCTGGAGCTGGGCTTCAACGACCCGCCGGAGACGTACTCCACGTCCCCGCACCTCTTCTCCGACCTCGGCATCCCCGAGGGCACCAAGGGCGTCCTGCCGCGCTCGGAGCGCACGCGCGCCGGGCTGGACGCGGAGGAGCTGGAGGATCTGGGCGAGCCGGGCGGCCGGGCGCCGCGCGGGCGCGGTGGCCGGAACGGCCGCGGCGGCCGGGACGAGTCCAAGCCGGCCGAGCGCGAGCGTTCCGAGCGCACGCCGCGACGCCGCCGCCGTACGCGCGGCGGAGCGGCGCTGGGCTCGGCGCCGGAGTCCACCGGCACCACCGCACCCGACGCCACGGCAACCGGCGGCACCGCCGAGGCGGACGCCGTCACGGCTCCGCGCACCCCGCGTCGCCGCCGCCGCACCCGCGGTGGCGCCTCGGCCGAGTCGGCGCCGGTCACGGCCGTCGAGTCCGCCTCGCCCGCCCCGTCCGAGCAGGCGGCGGACGCCGTGGCGACGGCGGAGGGCACGAGCGTGGAGGCGCCCGAGGCGGCGAAGTCTCGCCGGCGTCGTACGCGCCGGTCGGAGACGCCGGTGGAGACGCCGGTGGTGGAGACCGAGGCCGCGGTGACGCCGTCGGCCACGGAGTCCGCGGCCGTCGTGGCCGACGCCCCGGTGACCGCGGAGCCCGAGGCTTCCGCCACCAAGCCGCGTCGCCGCACCCGCAAGAGCACGGCGGCGTCCGCTGCCGAGGCCGCGGTCGACACGGCCGAGGGCACCACCGAGTCCGTCACGGAGCCGGTGGAGACGAAGCCGCGGCGTACGCGCAAGACGGCCGCCGTGGCTCCGGAAGGCGAGGCCCCCGAGGCCAAGCCGCGCCGCACCCGCAAGGCGACGGCAGCGGCGGAAGCCGCCGTGGACACGGCGGAGGCCGCTGAGACCAAGCCCCGCCGGACGCGGAAGACCGCGACAGCGGCCGAAGCCGCCGTCGACACCGCCGAGGCCACCGAGGCGAAGCCGAAGCGCACGCGCAAGGCGACGGCACCGGCTGCGGGCGCAGTCGACACGGCCGAGGCCGCCGAGACCAAGCCCCGCCGCACGCGGAAGACCGCAGCGGCGGCCGAAGCCGCCGTCGACACCGCCGAGGACACGGAGGCCAAGCCGCGCCGCCGCACCCGCAAGGCCGCCGAGACAGCCACGGCCGTCGAGACCGTCACCGCCGAGATCCCGGCCCAGACGGCTCAGGAGCCCGAGGTCGTCGAGAAGGCCGAGGCCAAGCCGCGCCGTGCCCGCAAGGCGGCGCCCAAGGCCGAGGCGAGCGTCGACACGGCCGAGGCGACCGAGGCGAAGCCGCGCCGCACGCGGAAGACCGCCGCGGTGGCTCCGGATGCCGAAGCCGCCGAGGCCAAGCCGCGCCGGACCCGGAAGGCCGCCGCAGCGGCCGAGACCGCCGTCGACACGGCCGAAGCCGCGGAGGCCAAGCCGCGCCGCCGCACCCGCAAGGCCGCCGAGGCAGTCGAGGCAGCCGGGGCCGTCACCGCCGAGATCCCGGCCCAGACGGCTCAGGAGCCCGACGCAGCCAAGCCGCGCCGCACGCGGAAGACGGCCGCCGCTGCCGCCACGGCCTCCGCCGACGGCACGGCCGAGGCGAAGCCGAAGGCCCGCCGCACCCGCAAGGCCACGGCCACCGCGGAGCCCACGGAGGGCTGA